From the Fimbriimonadaceae bacterium genome, the window GAAGAGGAGCTCCGGTCGTATTTCCAGACGTTAGCACTCCCCTACAACCAACACCTTGGCGCTGTATGGATGCGACTGGGCGACGAAGGCATTCCTTACGTGGCCTTTCCGTTGCCCACACCCAACATCCATTTCATGCAGGGACTAATGGCGCGGGCCTTGGGCGAGGCCCCACCCACACTTATGCGGGTCGCCCGTGGTCTCAAAGGTCCCTGGATCCTGAAACGCAGCAACGCGCCGATTCTGATCACGGAAAGCATCGTGGATTGCCTCGCAGGCGATGAACTGTTCGGCCCTTCGTTTACACTCTGTGCGCTGAATGGGCTGAATACGGGCGAGCGCCTCCAGGACTATCTCCAGCGACTCCCTTCACGAATCATCTATATCGCGCTGGATAACGACGCAAGCTGTGCCGCCATGGAACGTCCACCCCACACCAGCCAGCCCAAAAAAGGTCCACACGTCCAGAAGGAACTGGTCTCACTGCTGACGCACATGGGCTATCACGTCATGGAAGTACTCCTGCATCACAACGCCAGCGTGAAAGATCTTCACAAGCTCTGGTTGAAGCGCCCTCAACGCGTGTCGCTGCTCGACCTGACAAAAACAGGTTTTCACCACTCACCCGTACGCTAGCGTAGCCGGTCACCTTCGTCGGCCTCAGCCGTTCGCCCCGGCACCTGGTCGCACGCACCGCACGGCGTCCGCTCCTGAGGACACAGGAGCCCAATGACCAAACCTACACCAGGTCCATGGATCTTAGATCGTAGGTGCGGGGACATCTCTGGCCCCTCGCCGACGAGATGGAAAGATTTGCCAGGTACTCAATGAAGACGGCGTGGCCTACCTTGGCCGACATCGTGTCGATGAGGCCCTGGCCAATGCCGCCCTCCTCTGCAATGCACCAGGGATGTTCGCCTGGATCGAACGTGTATGCGCTTACAGACTCAGCTTCCAGACGATCCAAGAGGGACGGAAGATCCTCGCGCTGGCGAGGAAGCAGTAATCACCCGTGCCGGATTCACCCAGCACTCCTGGCTTGGAGTGCTGTGCCCAGAGGGTTCCTCAAAAGCGCCAGCCTATTCCTTTCACACTTGCCTGTGTCTGTCGAAAAGGAGCGGTATGTTCAGCGAAGACTTTTACCCTACACCCGGCGCCGTTGCGGCGAAGATGCTCCAGAAAATCAACCGTAATGCCGTTCATTTTCTTGAGCCAAGCGCCGGCAAAGGCGATCTCGCCAAGGCCATTCTGGGATTCGGCCGGACTGGGTCCCGCTACAGTTCCGGGTCACGCCACCGAGTCGACGTGATCGAACTCCACCCTGATCTCTTGAAGATTCTCCAAGCCCATGAGGAGCTGACCGTCGTCGGCTACGATTGGTTGACCTACGACGGCGTCTCCTACTACGACGCCATCGTGATGAATCCTCCCTTCAGCGAAGGCGCCCTCCATCTGCTCCGTGCTTGGGACTTTCTTCACAACGGCGAAATTGTCTGCCTCCTGAATCAAGAAACTATCGATAATCCCCATACGGAAGAACGCCGCCGGCTGGCCACGATTATCGCTGCACATGGCTCGGTGGAGCCCCTTGGTCCCTGCTTCCGCAAGGCGGAACGGCCCACCGACACTCCAGTCGTCATTGTCTACCTCAAGAAGACGACAGAGGATGATCGCATCCATCTTTGGCATACAACCGACCGCGAACAATCTATTAACGACGACATCGGCACCCCTGAGGCGATCCCCGCGCTCCGCGACACGCTTGGTAATATGCAGCACTATTACACACACTCCCTGGAGGAGATGTTTAAGGCCTTCGCCCATATCCGCAAAGCCAGTCTATTTATGCAAGCGCTCGGGACCAAGCTTCTCCCCGGCAGCTCAATACGGGACGAAGCCGATCTCAAAAAGATCCTGGGCATGGCACAAACCAACACCACCGCCGCACGCGCCGAATTCGCACGGGCCCTTCGACGAAGCGCCTGGATGCACGTGTTTAAACAAATGGACTTTCAGAAGTGGCTGGATACGAAGCAGACCCAGGAACTCTTACAAGACCTGGAGCGAGACAGTACCGTCCCCTTTACAGCAAAAAACATCAAGGGCACCCTCACGAACATTTTTCTACAGCGCAAACGACTCTTCGAACGATCTGTCTGGAACGTGTTCGTTGCGCTCACCCGGCACTACAAGGGCAATACCACCGGGGACATCGGAAGTGGTGACGGCAGGTCCGGCTGGAAAACCAACGACTCGTACAAGGTCAATTGCAAACTTGTGTTTCCCTACGGCTGTCGTTTTTGGAATGAACGCTTCGACCTGTGGTCCACCCGTGACGCCGGCGAGCTCTACTCCGACCTGGATCGCGTGCTCGCTGTGCTTGATGGGGACAAATTCGAGGAGATTATCACCGTACGGGATGCACTAGAATGCTCATTTCACAACCACGGGGTGGGCCATCGCCACTGCGAGAGTACCTTCTTTCGTATCCGCTACTTCAAAAAAGGTACAGTGCATCTCAGATGGAAACGGGATGACCTGTTAGCCAGCTTCAACACAACCGCAGCCGCAGGGCGTCAGTGGATCGGGACCACCTGCCACAATGATCAGGACTCCCATGCCTCATCTCCTCATTCAGCCAGCAATACCCCTCACGACTGGCCATCGCCTGCACATAATTCCCCACGTCTCGCCCTAACACATTCAGGAGACACCTAGCCAGGATCGGGTAGTCCCTGGGGAAATCGATGCGTGAGAGATCGAAGAGCGCATAAACGTGAAGCCACTCGTAAGATCTCAGATCGTGGAAACATATCCGCCGGTGAACGCTCAACTGCAAACCATGATGAATAAGGAGCATAATGGGTGCCGCCTTTATACTTGTCCGCGAGGTAAATCTCAGCGTGGAGGATTCGAATGGCGTCGAACCCGGAGATCCAAGAACTAGCGACTGAAATTGATGAATGTGCTGCGGGTGCATTTTCTGGCGGCCGGACCAACAACCTCACTGATCTAGCTTTGTCGATCGGTGCCATTGCGGCCAGTGCAATCGCCGCCATTCTTGTCGCAGACGGGAAAAGTTTCCCTCTATTCACAGCGTTCGTAGCGGCCCTTCCTGCCCTCGCCACTGCGTTGCAGCAAACAGTCGACTTCCGCGGACGAGCAACGTGGTATTTCATTAAATCGGCGCAGCTTCAAGAACTGTCTCTCAATCTGAAGTACGGCGGTATTGTTGAAATACGAGAGGCCGCGAGGTTGTTTGGCGAGATCGAGAGAAGGATGGAAGAACGATGGGTGGACTTTGTCAAACCCGTCATGCCCAAAAACTCACATCACGCTGCCCAACCCAACCAACGGACAACTTCAGGAGATAAGCAGTAGGCATCAAGGTCTGGAGAAGCTTCGCATCGACGATGCAAGCATCCCGCGGGCTGTTCTTTCTCCCCCGGGAACGGGCTAATCAATGGCATTCGAGACCTGAGCCTATACGATGGAAGGACACGTCAAGGAAGTCGATGTGACAGAGTCGATCTCGGGTTTGACCTAGATTCACTGATCCAGATCTGCGGGTGTTCGGCACTGAACGACGTTGCAGAGAGCGAAAAGAAGTTGATTGCGGTGCCACCGATTCTGCGGTGAAGAATGAATGCCCCCATCGGTTCGCGCAGTTACTTCCGGATCCAATCGATCCCGGTCAGACCATGCTTGATCGCAAACTTCGTCAGGTCGGCGTCTGTATCAATGCCGAATTTATCCCTGAACATCGCCTTGTGGTGTTCAACGGTCTTTCGACTCAGCCCCAACTGAAACGCGGTTTCTTTGATCGTCTTGCCTGAAGCCAACAACGTTACGACTTCACGCTGCCGCTGCGACATCCCCAGGGAGGCGAGCTGATCCTCTTCGTCATCAGAACCAGGAAGAGTGCCTCCTGGCCAACTTCCAAGCAGGCTCGTCACATACGCGTTGCCTCTCATTACCTCATCGATCGCATGACAAAACTCCTGAGCGCTGCAACTCTTCATCAGATACCCGTTTGCCCCCACAGATAACGCTCGGGTCATGTATTCGGGTTCTCTATGCATGGTCACGACGACAATCTTAATGTCGGGCCGGATCTCCCGGACCTTTGGCACGGCATCAAGACCCGACATATCCGGCATCGAGATATCAACAAACGCCAAATCCGCAGGAACCCGCTTCACGAGCTCCAGCAACCCACGTCCTGAGGACGCTTGGCCCACCACGGCAAATTCGTAGTCTCGCTGCTTATGGTTGACACCATATAAGATGGTGGTCATTCCATCTGCGACCAACGCATGATCGTCAGCGAAAACCACGCTTATCGGTTTGACCGGAGAGTTCATCGACGAATCCACACTAGCCGTCATGCTTCACGCTCCCTGTAAGGTGCCCGAGCCACTACGACAGCACCTCGCCCTTTTCCTGACTGAACCGTCAATTCCCCTTCAACCATATGGATACGCTCTTCCATCGCGACAATACCCAGTCCTTTCGTTCGACGCGATTCTGCTTCGGGGCTGAACCCCATTCCATCATCTTTCACACTCAACTGCACCCAATCGTCTTGTCGGGCCAACGCTATCATGACCTGCTGTGCACCAGCGTGTTTCTTTACGTTCATCAAGGCTTCCTGGGCAATTCGATAGAGACAGGTCGCGACCTCCCGATCCAAGACCTCGGTAAACTCCATAGAGATATTACTGACAACCTTCATACCCGACCAACTGCCATACTCTTTCACCATCTTCTTTAGCGCCACCGAGAGCCCCAGATTGTCCAGAATCGACGGATGCAGTCCGTGCGCAATCGTTCGCACCCGATCGCTGATTCCTCGCAGCTCATCGGTGACATTCTTGAGGACCGCGGCCTCAGAACTGTTGTTCTCCAACAACACCAATTTCCCTTCAGCCTTCAAAATTGCACTCCCCAGGCGCGACCCTAGATCATCGTGCAATTCCCGGGCAACCCTACGGCGCTCGTCCTCTTGCGCGGTCAGCAATTGGGAATGGAGGGCACGCAACGCTTCTTGGCTACGACGTAGAGCCTCCGCTCCCTCTTGAATCACACTTTCGGCACGTTTCCGCTCCGACACGTCGCGCACGATCGCACACACATACCCCTCCCCATCGTGTTCCAAGCATCGCATCGACACTTCGATAGGGAAGACCGCTCCAGACTTTCTCCGAAAAGTAGTCGCATACTGAACTACTTCGCCCTCCTTCAGCCGTGTCAGATCGTTAAGAATGTCGATTCGGCTCTGCAACGGCGCAATATCCGGCACCGACAAATTCAAGAGCTCTTCACGTGAATAGCCCAACAACTCGGCTGCTCGCACATTGACATACATGATGCGACGATCAGGCCCCACCCAAAGAATGGCATCCGCCGCATGATCCGTCGCAAACTGCGTAAACCGCAGCTCGGCTTCTGCCAACCGCCGCTCAGTCACATCGGTCAACAAACCGTGGAACAGCACCGTTCCATCGGCGGTAGGAACCTCCGGCAGGGAATCTCCGCGTAACCATTTCACCCGACCATCGGGGAGTCGCAATCGAAACTCATGCGCCCACCGCAATCCACGCCGAATTGCATCTTCAATGGACGCCATGATCCCTGGCATATCTTCTGGTAGGACCAGTTTCCAGACCGCGTTATAGTCCGAAACAATGAGGTCCGCCGGATACCCCACCATGTCCACGGCCCCACGACTGATGTAACTAAACCGCTGGCACCCATCTCGCGCAATGACATATTGATACACCGCACCAGGCACCGCATCCGCGATGCGTCGCATCTTAAGATCGCTCTGACGTAACTCTTGCACCTCCTCAAAATAGCTCTTCTCTTGATCCACAACGAACGACTCATTCAGCTCGAGAAGTCGGCGATAGATCCCTTGGGCAAACGCGAAGCCAGCCTCCTTCGAATATGGCGTCCCTTCACCACGCTTGGCCCGAGCACTCCACCACTGGTCATCTCCAGCCGAACACGCCAGAGAAATATTCCCCGACACCATTTGAAACAGGGACTTAGTTTTCGCATCGAGCGGCACATTGGCATAGAGGAAGACACAGTAACTTTCTCCAGAAGGCAACGGTCCCCCCAGGCCAACAATCTGTTTCACCTCATGCGTCCGCAGAAGCTCTGTTCTCTTTCCGAGTTTCGGTGAAACAGGAACTTCATGCACACTAATTTCAAACAATTGATTGTGTGAATCCGTAACGACGCAATCGCTCCCCAAATAGTTCACTGGCCTGTTCAGGCCCAACTCTTTCCACGATTGCGTGTACCACGCTGCTTCTTCTGAATCGAACTCCTCCTGAAGGTGGATGCAATGTCGTCCGAACGGAGGCGTTCCGACTGTCCATTCCACAGAGTCTCCAGCCACCCCCATCAATGCGAGAACGCGGGTTTGAGCAGAAGCGTGCGCCCCATCAGCCGTCTGTACCCATCGCTCTTGACGGTGGATCGGGATCTCACCAAGATTTCGCGTTTGAAACACCTCCACAAGAGACAGTTGCGAGCGACGAAGTTCGTGAGAATAAAACGAACGCACCAGACACTCCGCGATCGACTGCGAGATCTCTTCTGACGATCTTCCCGCTGTCTCTATACGTCGCAACTTCGACCCAAGACGGCACACATCGCCGACTGAGAATTCTTGGAGATCAAACGTCGAGTCTTGGCCTTTGATGCCTAATGACATGCCGACCTGTACCTTCCCGCCTACCGCCTCACACCGCAGTTGGCTGATGCACGATGCGATTTCCCGTCAGAGAATGCCGGTGGCACTTGAGAGAGTCATCCGGCAATACGTATTTCCACGCTATCAGACTTCATAATTCAACCGTCACAGTATGGCAACAATCGTTCGATGACTCAATACTCAACGTCCACTTCAAGCGAATCTCTTACCGCAGAACACTGCTCCATTTCCAGTTGTTCCAAATAGAAACATCTTTGAGGTCCGGTCCATTCTGTGTGATCGCTGTCCCACCTAATATCCCAAAAGGCACTCTGTTGCTATCCGGCAATACATAGCAGAAGCGGTTCAGACTCGTTCACCTAATCCAGGAGGAAAGCATGTCACCGATTATCCGTCGCACCCTCTGTTCAGCCGGCAGAGCCTTCGTCATTGTTGTTGTGGGTATTGCCACCGGATCGATCTTTGGCTGTGCTGGCCACATGACGCTAAGCCATGAGGTCAATCTCACCAGCAGTAACGCCATCTTTCTGACCCCGTCGGAGAAGAAGACTATCTATCTCCAGACTCGAAATACCAGCGACAACCCTAATATCAACTTTGGGGAACTCCCCAACAAAATCAAAGCCAAGGGGTACGCAATCGTTGATAACCCCGACAACGCTCAGTTCATCCTTCAAAGCCAGGTGGTGCTCTGCAATAAACTGAAGCCGGGGCAGACCGTCGATGCCTTGATCGCCGGGGGATTCGGAGGAGCCATCGGGGTCGCAGCCGGATCTGCCGCCGCGCTCAGCGGGGCCTCACTCAGCCATATTCCGATACTCGGGGCGGTGGGAGCCGTCGGAGGATTTGCCGCGAGCAAACTCTCAGAAGATTCTATCGTCGCCTGCGTGGTCGACGCGATGGTACAGGAGCGCACCAAGGAAGAAATTCAACAATCCATCACGACGAACAGCATGCCCGGCCCAGGGGTTCCACAGTCACAAGCCGGGGCCTTCGGCTTTCTGAATCAGCA encodes:
- a CDS encoding toprim domain-containing protein, which produces MSITPDAIARARNINLIEFLISRGHTPVSRRPHHADFHAPYREDRNPSFSVSQRPDGTWVWYDFGRNEHEGCKHHGDLIDLVQLLDHVTFAEALHRILHNTVRSMAAPSGPSLAPPTDKERIAHAKKLYYAARANMTPEREEELRSYFQTLALPYNQHLGAVWMRLGDEGIPYVAFPLPTPNIHFMQGLMARALGEAPPTLMRVARGLKGPWILKRSNAPILITESIVDCLAGDELFGPSFTLCALNGLNTGERLQDYLQRLPSRIIYIALDNDASCAAMERPPHTSQPKKGPHVQKELVSLLTHMGYHVMEVLLHHNASVKDLHKLWLKRPQRVSLLDLTKTGFHHSPVR
- a CDS encoding DUF4942 domain-containing protein — translated: MFSEDFYPTPGAVAAKMLQKINRNAVHFLEPSAGKGDLAKAILGFGRTGSRYSSGSRHRVDVIELHPDLLKILQAHEELTVVGYDWLTYDGVSYYDAIVMNPPFSEGALHLLRAWDFLHNGEIVCLLNQETIDNPHTEERRRLATIIAAHGSVEPLGPCFRKAERPTDTPVVIVYLKKTTEDDRIHLWHTTDREQSINDDIGTPEAIPALRDTLGNMQHYYTHSLEEMFKAFAHIRKASLFMQALGTKLLPGSSIRDEADLKKILGMAQTNTTAARAEFARALRRSAWMHVFKQMDFQKWLDTKQTQELLQDLERDSTVPFTAKNIKGTLTNIFLQRKRLFERSVWNVFVALTRHYKGNTTGDIGSGDGRSGWKTNDSYKVNCKLVFPYGCRFWNERFDLWSTRDAGELYSDLDRVLAVLDGDKFEEIITVRDALECSFHNHGVGHRHCESTFFRIRYFKKGTVHLRWKRDDLLASFNTTAAAGRQWIGTTCHNDQDSHASSPHSASNTPHDWPSPAHNSPRLALTHSGDT
- a CDS encoding response regulator transcription factor, whose protein sequence is MTASVDSSMNSPVKPISVVFADDHALVADGMTTILYGVNHKQRDYEFAVVGQASSGRGLLELVKRVPADLAFVDISMPDMSGLDAVPKVREIRPDIKIVVVTMHREPEYMTRALSVGANGYLMKSCSAQEFCHAIDEVMRGNAYVTSLLGSWPGGTLPGSDDEEDQLASLGMSQRQREVVTLLASGKTIKETAFQLGLSRKTVEHHKAMFRDKFGIDTDADLTKFAIKHGLTGIDWIRK
- a CDS encoding PAS domain S-box protein, coding for MSLGIKGQDSTFDLQEFSVGDVCRLGSKLRRIETAGRSSEEISQSIAECLVRSFYSHELRRSQLSLVEVFQTRNLGEIPIHRQERWVQTADGAHASAQTRVLALMGVAGDSVEWTVGTPPFGRHCIHLQEEFDSEEAAWYTQSWKELGLNRPVNYLGSDCVVTDSHNQLFEISVHEVPVSPKLGKRTELLRTHEVKQIVGLGGPLPSGESYCVFLYANVPLDAKTKSLFQMVSGNISLACSAGDDQWWSARAKRGEGTPYSKEAGFAFAQGIYRRLLELNESFVVDQEKSYFEEVQELRQSDLKMRRIADAVPGAVYQYVIARDGCQRFSYISRGAVDMVGYPADLIVSDYNAVWKLVLPEDMPGIMASIEDAIRRGLRWAHEFRLRLPDGRVKWLRGDSLPEVPTADGTVLFHGLLTDVTERRLAEAELRFTQFATDHAADAILWVGPDRRIMYVNVRAAELLGYSREELLNLSVPDIAPLQSRIDILNDLTRLKEGEVVQYATTFRRKSGAVFPIEVSMRCLEHDGEGYVCAIVRDVSERKRAESVIQEGAEALRRSQEALRALHSQLLTAQEDERRRVARELHDDLGSRLGSAILKAEGKLVLLENNSSEAAVLKNVTDELRGISDRVRTIAHGLHPSILDNLGLSVALKKMVKEYGSWSGMKVVSNISMEFTEVLDREVATCLYRIAQEALMNVKKHAGAQQVMIALARQDDWVQLSVKDDGMGFSPEAESRRTKGLGIVAMEERIHMVEGELTVQSGKGRGAVVVARAPYREREA